CTGTAAATCTAGCTCAAAGCATTAAACAATTTCACATAAAAACAAATAAATGTATTCACGTTGGTCGTTTGCTTTGATAAAGCTTTTTGCTTCATCTCAACAAGCGCCCACACGAATTATCTGATCAAACTGTTAAAGAGCGTTGCTTGCTTGCGAAAGCTTGTCGCTTCCGCCGTCTCAAGCGAGGTGCGTATTCTACTCAACACCCTGATGAAGTCAACCATTTTGTTTCATAATTTTTAACAAATTATCAAACCATCCGATCTTCTTCCTGTTCCGTTTAATCTAACTAAAAAACACTGTTTTTCAATCAGTTAAACTAAACAGCTCAACCTGCGTCAGCGACCGTTTCCAGTGGCTGCCTCAAGCGAGGAAGCGCATTCTACATTCATGAGTGGAGGAGTCAACATCGAGAGCACAAAAAAGTGAATATTTTGTAAAAAACTCAGTACTTCGAGGAGACAAGTAGCTAGAACGGGGCTACGCCCCTGCCAGACGTCTCTTCGCAACTTGCGAGTGGCTAGAAGAGCCTTCTTTATAAGCTATATAACAACGCACTTCGTAAGGTAAGTCTGTGCAATTAAAGAGCTCGAACCCTTTACACAATAAAACCGCCTGACGGCGGTCTTATAGTTTACTTCCTAGACTCTAAGCTCTCACGCACGCCTAACCAATATAACTCAAGGGTATTATCGTGCTCCAGAGAATGACAGTCACCGCCAATAATCCAACCAACACACATAAGCCAACGGTTAGAATTGATGATGCGAAGAAGAAAGCCCTGTCTTCAGATATCTGCATTATCTCCGGCACTCCGGTATACAACAGATAAACAGTATAAGCCAATGCTATCATTCCAACGATCACATTGAGCCACAAAACTGGATATAGACCCACAATGCCAGCCAAGAACAAGGGCGTGGCAGTAAATGTGGTCAATACCATACATTCATCCAACGTGACATTTCCGCCGTAGGTTTTCTCCATCCAATGAATGACAAAAGCAATGAAGCCAACCGCCACCCACATCGCAGCATAGAAGGCCACTGCAGCCATCAGCGCGCTTTGTGTCGAGAGTTTTATAAACTCGCCTCCGGATATACTCCAGCCAATCTGAGTTGTGCCAATAAACAACGACAGCGCTGGTATTGCCGCTAGTATGCTTATCTGACTCATAAAACAATGCATCATGGAGTAATGCTCTTTACGAATATCTATCCACTCATGCTTAGGGTCGTAAATTACACCCCACATATGTTGCAGGAACATAAGTCTTACCTCCCAAGGCCATACATCATCTACAGCCTTATTCTAGTTTCAAATAACCGTATTCTCCTTATTCCCGGCTTTTGTTATCTGTCTGTGACAGTTCTTCAATCCATTTTAAAATTAACTATTAAATTTTGACTACCACAGTCAGTTTAGTCCTAAAACGTAGTGATCAACCAATAAGACGGCAAATAACCACATAATATACTTCACACTAAACCAGAACATCGCTATCGGAGCAGCACGATCGCTACCCCGATAAACCCTGACCGCCCACTGGATGAACCTCAGATTTAACAGCGTCACCCCCATCAGGTAAATAACCCCGCTCATACCTGTCATGAATGGAAACAGCGTGGTTAAAACCATTAATACGCTATACAACATAATATGCAGGCGGGTATAGGCCTCACCATGAGTGACCGGCAGCATCGGAATTCCAGCACGCGCATAATCATCTTTCTTATGAATACAAAGCGCCCAGAAGTGAGGAGGAGTCCAGGCAAAAATAATCAACACGAGTAACAAGCTATCAGATTCAATCCGACCGGTAACGGCTACCCAACCCAATAAAGGCGGTGCCGCTCCCGCTATTCCACCTATGACAATATTTAACGGCGTAGCCCGCTTTAACACCATCGTGTAAACCACCGCATAGCCAATCAGAGCGCCCAGCGTCAGCCAGGCTGTCAAAACATTGGTCCACACCACTAAGACCACGACTCCGGACAATGAAAGCATCCCTGCAAATATCAGTGCTTTTGTTGCATCGATTTTACCTTGAGGTAACGGTCGCCTATGGGTACGCGCCATTTTGGCATCTATATTTCGATCCATCACATGATTA
The genomic region above belongs to Amphritea japonica ATCC BAA-1530 and contains:
- a CDS encoding Yip1 family protein, which translates into the protein MFLQHMWGVIYDPKHEWIDIRKEHYSMMHCFMSQISILAAIPALSLFIGTTQIGWSISGGEFIKLSTQSALMAAVAFYAAMWVAVGFIAFVIHWMEKTYGGNVTLDECMVLTTFTATPLFLAGIVGLYPVLWLNVIVGMIALAYTVYLLYTGVPEIMQISEDRAFFFASSILTVGLCVLVGLLAVTVILWSTIIPLSYIG
- the cyoE gene encoding heme o synthase; translation: MDSQQQIIIQQNAWRDYLELCKPRVVAVMLLTAVVGMCLATPELPPIATVVSATLGIGLMAAGAAAVNHVMDRNIDAKMARTHRRPLPQGKIDATKALIFAGMLSLSGVVVLVVWTNVLTAWLTLGALIGYAVVYTMVLKRATPLNIVIGGIAGAAPPLLGWVAVTGRIESDSLLLVLIIFAWTPPHFWALCIHKKDDYARAGIPMLPVTHGEAYTRLHIMLYSVLMVLTTLFPFMTGMSGVIYLMGVTLLNLRFIQWAVRVYRGSDRAAPIAMFWFSVKYIMWLFAVLLVDHYVLGLN